Within Neoarius graeffei isolate fNeoGra1 chromosome 21, fNeoGra1.pri, whole genome shotgun sequence, the genomic segment atctctgtgcgtaagggtcaaggccggaaaaccatactgggtgcccgtgatcttcgggcccttagacggcactgcatcacatacaggcatgcttctgtattggaaatcacaaaatgggctcaggagtatttccagagaagattatctgtgaacacaattcaccgtgccatccgccgttgccagctaaaactctatagttcaaagaagaagccgtatctaaacatgatccagaagcgcagacgtcttctctgggccaaggctcatttaaaatggactgtggcaaagtggaaaactgttctgtggtcagacgaatcaaaatttgaagttctttatggaaatcagggacgccgtgtcattcggactaaagagaaggacgacccaagttgttatcagcgctcagttcagaagcctgcatctctgatggtatggggttgcattagtgcgtgtggcatgggcagcttacacatctggaaagacaccatcaatgctgaaaggtatatccaggttctagagcaacatatgctcccatccagacgacgtctctttcagggaagaccttgcattttccaacatgacaatgccaaaccacatactgcatcaattacagcatcatggctgcgtagaagaagggtccgggtactgaactggccagcctgcagtccagatctttcacccatagaaaacatttggcgcatcataaaacggaagatacgacaaaaaagacctaagacagttgagcaactagaatcctacattagacaagaatgggttaacattcctatccctaaacttgagcaacttgtctcctcagtccccagacgtttacagactgttgtaaagagaaaaggggatgtctcacagtgggaaacatggccttgtcccaacttttttgagatgtgttgttgtcatgaaatttaaaatcacctaatttttctctttaaatgatacattttctcagtttaaatatttgatgtgtcatctatgttctattctgaatcaaatatggaattttgaaacttccacatcattgcattccgtttttatttacaatttgtactttgtcccaacttttttggaatcggggttgtataagctgAATAAGAAGCAGAAGCGGAGTGTGATATTTCTGAGGCGCTGGGGCTCGGCTGGGTGTATGGGGTGTAACTGTAGTGCCCTCACAGCGGATTGGCACACAGTCCGCGGCGCGTCTCAGTGACGTCACAGGCGCGcgtccagcagcagcagcagcagcagggtgAGGGAGCTGCGGGCGGTGAACGAGCTCCGTTCTGCGATGACATGCGCGTTGTTTTACCCCACGGTCCTCTCGGTGAGTTCCGGAAGTCCGCTGTTTCCCGTGTTGTTGCTGAGCGGACAGTGAGACGCCTCCAGCATGCCCCCGAGGCTGGAGAAGATCTTCTCCAACAGCAGGATCGTGGCAGGACTGCTGGTCAACCTGCTCTCCTCCATCTGCATCGTCTTCATGAATAAATGGATCTACGTGCACTACGGCTTCCCCAACATGACCCTGACCCTGGTGCACTTTGTGGTCACGTGGCTGGGGCTCTTCGTGTGCCAGCAGATGGACATCTTCTCCCCGAAGAGGTTGCGAGCTTCCAGCATCCTGCTCCTGGCCTTGAGCTTCTGTGGCTTCGTGGTTTTCACCAACCTGTCTCTGCAGAACAACACCATCGGGACGTACCAGCTGGCCAAAGCCATGACCACCCCGGTCATCATCCTCATCCAGACCACCTTCTACAGGAAGAGCTTCTCCACCAAGATCAAACTCACTCTGGTGAGGCACCATCACAGAGCGACATAAGTGTCATGTCACGCCATGTAACAGCGTCATGCTACATAACAGTGTCATGTCATGCCATGTAACAGAATGTCATGCCATGTAACAGAGTGTCATGTCATGCAACAGTGTCATGCCATGTAACAGTCACATCACACTATGTAAGAGTGTCATGTCATGTAACAGTGACATGTCACGTAATAGCAACACATCACAAAGCATTATGTCACACTTAACAGAGCTACATGCCGCGTAACAGAGCAACACATCACACCACGTAACAGAGTGCCACGCCATGCCACGTAACAGTGTCACGCCACGTAACAGTGTGCCACGCCACGTAACGGAGTGCCACGCCACGTAACAGTGCATCATGCCACGTAACAGAGTGCCACGCCATGCCACGTAACAGTGTCATGCCACGTAACAGAGTGTCATGCTACATAAGTGTCATGTCACGCCATGTAACAGTGTCATGCCATGTAACAGTGTCATGTCACGCCACATAACAGAGTGTCATGTCACGCCATGTAAGAGTGTCATGCCATGTAACAGTGACATGTCACGTAACAGCAACACATCACAAAGCGTCACGTACACCACTTAATAGAGCGACACGTCACGTCAGAGCACAAAGCATCACATAACGTAACAGAGCAACACATCACACCACGTAACACAGTGTCATGCCATGTAACAGTGTCATGTCACGTAACAGAGTGTCATGTCATGCAACAGTGTCATGTCATGTAACAGTCACATCACACTATGTAAGAGTGTCATGTCATGTAACAGTGACATGTCACGTAATAGCAACACATCACAAAGCATTATGTCACACTTAACAGAGCTACATGCCATGTAACAGAGCAACACATCACACCACGTAACAGAGTGCCACGCCATGCCACATAACAGTGTCACGCCACGTAACAGTGTGTCACGCCACGTAACGGAGTGCCACGCCACGTAACAGTGCATCATGCCACGTAACAGAGTGCCACGCCATGCCATGTAACAGTGTGTCACGCCACGTAACAGAGTGTCATGCTACATAAGTGTCATGTCACGCCATGTAACAGTGTCATGCCATGTAACAGTGTCATGTCACGCCACATAACAGAGTGTCATGTCACACCAtgtaacaatgtcattccatgtaACAGTGTCATATCACGCCATGTAAGAGTGTCATGTCATGTAACAGTGACATGTCATGTAACAGCAACACATCACAAAGCGTCACGTCAGAGCACAAAGCATCACATAACGTAACAGAGCAACACATCACACCACGTAACACAGTGTCATGCCATGTAACAGTGTCATGTCACGTAACAGAGTACCACGCCACATAACAGTGTTATGTAACGTAAGTATCATGCCATGTAACAGTGTCATGCCATGTAACAGAGTGTCATGCTACATAAGTGTCATGCCACGCCACGTGACAGAGTGTCATGCCACGCCACGTGACAGTGTCATGCCATGCCACGTAACAGAGTGTCATGTCATGTAACAATGTCATGTCATGCCATGTAACAGTGGCATGTCATGTAACAGCAACACATCACAAAGCGTCATGTCACACCACTTAACAAAGCAACACGTCACGTCAGAACACAAAGCGTCACATAACGTAACAGAGCAACACATCACACCACGTAACAGTGTCATGCCACGTAACGTAACAGCGCCACATAACGTAACAGTGTCACGCCATGTAACGTAACAGTGCCATGCCATGTAACAGTGTCATGCTACGTAACAGTGTCATGTCACGCTATGTAACAGTGTCATGTCATGCTACATAACAGTGTCATGTCATGCCATGTAACAGAGTGTCACGTCACGCCACGTAACAGAGTGTCATGTCATGTAACAGTGTCCTATCACGCCATTTAAGAGTGCCATGTCATGTAACAGTGGCATGTCACGTAACAGCAACACATTGCAAAGCATCACGTCACACCACTTAACAAAGCGACACGTCACGTCAGAACACAAAGTGTCACATAACGTAACAGAGCAACacacagggctttccactaaggctcatactggccagccatgacaaataagtagccgcggggggtgtttgagagagagccctgagtggagctcctcgCCTTGGTtaacggtgctcaggtgcagggaagagacacaatatgacaagcaaagagcgctttttctcagagttccctctcctcaaacaacgctgatttacacggaaacgaaaggagctattcacaaaattctttcacgttgagtgctacaaggctcccatgaacacattaatgtattttttttgtgcctagtgtaaaaaatgtggacaatagagcgagttaaaaacaagtgacttttctgctgcgcgcctgtcctctcctcactttcaggcttctcattcaaaaactcctatcgctcaggtagacacattgtgtgaatcaggacaagtgtgactacaacttttgagaaaattatgtgtgtagactgaaaattgtggctgaaaacacagtttaaatgagaaagttagagctttttttttcaggctgcctacactctaatggcccttttccactaccctttttcagctcgcttcagctcacttcagcccgacacggcttgcgtttcgactatctcaaaacagcacgactcagctcacttcagccctgcttagcccctaaaactcgcacagttttggagtggggctgaagcgagccaaaccgagctgagtgaggctgggggcgtgagcagacactcccctgtgcactgattggtgaggaggagtgtcctcacactcccacacacgccccgcgagcacgctgggatctgtaaacaccgtaaacccggaagaagaagaagaattatgaattacgagaatttctgaagccttatgcgcctcgcctcatctatacgctcttgccagtatctgttggcgttgtcggtgacaacaagccacagcaccaagaccagcaacactaacgactccatgtcctccatgtttattgtttactattcgggtcgtgagactaccgcttaaaagatcactgatgtcactgtttgcgccgcttaatgacatcacgtaacgtccacccattttcactaactccacccaatgtgtccacccacttccagccagcacggttcagcgcggtggtagtcgaaatgcaactccaatagccccgctcagctcgactcagcccaactcagcacggcacggctcagcccgactcagccgcgtttgtagtggaaaagcagcataaactcctgagctccactggtgtgtaacgcaatagacacccattataaagtctgaatttctccagatttgctcatggtgtttgatctgtgactgatcaaaaagtatagagcctagcaaaaaagttgaatgccagatccacacaggagaattttgtctccgttttaaagtttgaatcatgtctctaggtgaaagacaaaataagtgttatctctgcttctgttccctccgacggtcccgacacactactgcctccgccgagtgcgcgcgcacacaccgcatgtcggggccgcggatgagttactctcccttgatcaacgaagtctgcggggaatttgtggttattatcggtacaaacagcacgaatcacaacttaaatgagtgcggttcagtttgacattattgtcagtcccttagataaacatttaattttattaaaatcgaaaattaatatttagagcctgtgggctacaaaaataatagtcattaaagtagccagctggacttaattgtgtagtcggctgtatggccggcagccggcgcttgtggaaagccctgaacaCATCACACCACGTAACAGTGTCACGCCACGTAACGTAACAGTGTCACACCACATAACATAACAGTGTCACACCACATAACGTAACAGTGTCATGCTACATAAGTGTCATGTCACGCCATGTAAGTGTCATGCTACATAACAGTGTCACGTCATGCCACGTAACAGTGGCACGTCATGCCATGTAACGGTGTCATGTCACGTAACAGTGTCACACCACGTAACAGAGTGTCATGCTACATAACAGTGTCATGTCATGCCACGTAACAGAGTGTCATGTCACGTAACAGAGTGTCATGTCATGCCACATAAGTGTCACACCACGTAACAGAGTGTCATGTCACGTAACAGAGTGTCATGTCATGCCACATAAGTGTCACACCACGTAACAGAGTGTCATGCTGCATAAGTGCCATGTCACACCATATAACAATGTCATGCTACATAACAGTGTCACGCCACGTAACAGAGTGTCACGCCATGTTATGTAACAGAATGTCATGCCACGTAACAGTGTCATGCCATGTAACAGAGTGTCATGCTACATAAGTGTCATGTCACGCTATGTAACAGTGTCATGTCACATAACAGTGTCATGTCACACCACATAAGAGGGTCATGTCATGTAACTGTGACATGTCAGAAACAGCAACACATCACAGAGCGTCACAACATGCCATGCTATGTCACAGAGCGACACGTCACCCCACGTAACAGAGCGACACGCCATGAAACAGTGACACGTAACAGAGCGACATGTCACACCAAGTCATGTAACAGAGTGTCATGTCACATCACAGAGCGGGTGCCACACCATGTCACATCACAGGGTGTCATATCATAACCCATCTCATGTAATGTCATGTAATTTCTCACACCACAGACTCTGTGATCACGTTAAAGGAATAGTTTCTCCAGGAGTGAACTGACCCTCAtatctggagccctcagtttagcATCCTGCCTCACACATTCGCTCAGCCACTGAAGATATTCGCGACACCAGCCTCAGGGATTGACTTCATCCCCTTCGACCCTGAGCCCGTGGTTGTGTCTGTGTGCAGTTTCACGCGTTCTCCCCGGAGCCCGGGTCGACCTCGTCAGTAAACTTTCTTTAAAAGACTGCATTCAtcagataacgagttgaatccagCAGTCAGTGCACAAAgaaactatacagtggtgcttgaaagtttgtgaaccctttagaattttctatatttccgcataaatatgacctaaaacatcatcagattttcacacaagtcctaaaagtagataaagagaacccagttaaacaaatgagacaaaaatattatacttgttcatttatttattgaagaaaatgatccagtattacatatctgtgagtggcaaaagtatgtgaacctctaggattagcagttaatttgaaggtgaaattagagtcaggtgttttcaatcaatgggatgacaatcaggtgtgagtgggcaccctgttttaaagaacagggatctatcaaagtctgatcttcacaacacgtttgtggaagtgtatcatggcacaaacaaaggaggtttctgaggacctcagaaaaagcgttgttgatgctcatctggctggaaaaggttacaaaaccatctctaaagagtttggactccaccaatccacagtcagacagattgtgtacaaatggaggaaattcaagaccattgtttccctccccaggagtggtcgaccaacaaagatcactccaagagcaaggcgtgtaatagttggcgaggtcacaaaggaccccagggtaacttctaagcaactgaaggcctctctcacattggctaatgttaatgttcatgagtccaccatcagtagaacactgaacaacaatggtgtgcaaggcagggttgcaaggagaaagccactgctctccaaaaagaacatggctgctcatctgcagtttgccaaagatcatgtggacaagccagaaggctattggagaaatgttttgtggttgaatgagaccaaaatagaactttttggcttaaatgataagcactatgtttggagaaaggaaaacactgcattccagcataagaaccttatctcatctgtgaaacatggtggtggtagtatcatggtttgggcctgttttgctgcatcagggccaggacggcttgccatcattgatggaacaatgaattctgaattataccagcgaattctaaaggaaaatgtcaggacatctgtccatgaactgaatctcaagagaaggtgggtcatgcagcaagacaacgaccctcagcacacaagttgttctaccaaagaatggttaaagaagaataaagttaatgttttggaatggccaagtcaaagtcctgaccttaatccaatggaaatgttgtggaaggacctgaagcgagcagctcatgtgaggaaacccaccaacatcccagagttgaagctgttctgtacggaggaacgagctaaaattcctccaagccggtgtgcaggactgatcaacagttaccgcaaacgtttagttgcagttattgctgcacaagggggtcacaccagatactgaaagcaaaggttcatatacttttgccactcacagatatgtaatattgggtcattttcctcaataaataaatgaccaagtgtaatatttttgtctcatttgtttaactgggttctctttatctacttttaggacttgtgtgaaaatctaatgatgatatttgaggtcatatttatgcagaaatatagaaaattctaaagggttcattaaTTTTCATGCACCATTGTACATTAAATTATAATTAGTTTAAAGAGGCATAAATTAAGAGACAGGATGTGTTTAAGTGTTGAAGGAATTCGATTTACAGGAGGATAAGTGTATTATCTTGTGCTCCACTCTGTTCTTGTTTTATTGTGAGGAATTAAATGAGTGATTATTTGATGGGTGTGTGAAGGTGCCGATCACGTTAGGAGTCGTCCTGAACTCCTACTACGACGTGAAGTTTAACTTGCTGGGGATCGTCTTCGCTACGCTGGGGGTCCTGGTCACCTCTCTGTACCAAGTGGTAAGATGTTTATCATCATCTGCGAGTGTTTCAGcgcttgctgtgtgtgtgtttttgaagAGACTGTCTCACTCGCGTCACACTCTGAAGCGTAAAAACGAAACGTGACCTTTACACTCCAGTACGTTTCCTTGACGGTAATTACAGGCTGCTTGTAAAAAATCGTCATCAAGCTTTTACGTCTTCAGTGGCCTCGAGTTTAACGACTATAAACCTTTTGAAAGCTTGGTggtgttaaaaacaaaaaaacaacaacatccaTCACACACAGCGCTGCCGAATTCTGGATTCGGATCGGTCAGAAACTGTTGGTTAGTTTTCTATAAAGTAGCGTCGTTACAAATCGCTGGTTTATACGTACACGCTCGCTCATTCTAATACGCTCCCGTTTCTATAGCAACGGCTCATTCACCGGGACTCGTACAGTGAACGCGCTGCATAAACGCGCGATTGTGTTACTGAACActtacagaaggagtctccagcgtcggcGCAGTCAGAGGTAAAACCGTAACTTCTGAGTTTTAGAGCGTCTTCAGAATCAGGACCCAGGAGTTTACGCTTTGTGCCGTATTTTATttctttgagagagagagagagagagagaataaagagaggttGGTGAAGGAGcgaatgtttatagctgctgtaacatacaggagaaagaaagaagaggaattGACTTAAATGGGACTATAAAGGGATAAAAATTCAACATTATCGATTTAAAAGTCTTGTCGGTTTTATTTTATAGAACAGAGGTTTCTGTCTTCAAACGAACCAGTGAGGAGAAATTTTTGAAAGCTAGCGAGCATGGTGGTGTCTCCCTTGCTATAGAAACAGCCACCTTCAAGTTTTATTTTGACGTGACGAGCGAactcgagggcggcacggtggtgtagtggttagcgctgtcgcctcacagcaagaaggtccgggttcgagccccgtggccggcgagggcctttctgtgcggagtttgcatgttctccccgtgtccgcgtgggtttcctccgggtgctccggtttcccccacagtccaaagacatgcaggttaggttaactggtgactctaaattgagcgtaggtgtgaatgtgagtgtgaatggttgtctgtgtctatgtgtcagccctgtgatgacctggcgacttgtccagggtgtaccccgcctttcgcccgtagtcagctgggataggctccagctcgcctgcgaccctgtagaacaggataaagcggctacagataatgagatgaaatgagatgagatgagatgagcaaactCGAAGGGGTTCCAATtctgactggaaaaaaaatgttATATTGAAGATGGAGCAGGATCAGATGGGAATTATTTGCTTCTAACTGGTacttctcttcttcttcctcttcttccttttcctcatctccttccttttcttcttcttcttttgctacctcttcctcatcttcttccttttcttcctcttcttctttctctATCTCTTCCTCATCTTACTTTTCTTCCTCTTCCTCATCTTCCTTTTCCTCTACCTCTTCCTCGTCTTCTTCTTCCTCTACCTGTTCCTCCTCTTCTTACTATTCTTCCTTTTCTTCCTCATCTTCTTCCTTTGTTCCTCTTTCTCgtcttcttccttttcttcttcttcttcttcctctttttcttcatcttctttctcatcctcttccttttcttcttctgcttcttgttcttcttcctcttcctctatCTTTTCCTCATCTTCTTacttttcttctttttcctctacctcttcatcttcttccttttcttcctctttttcttcatcttctcttttcttcttctGATTCTTGTTCCTCTTCCTCTatctttcctcttcttcttcctctaccTCTTCCTCatcttccttttcttcctctttctcgtcctcttccttttcttcttcttcctctttttcttcatcttctttctcatcttcttccttttcttcttcttctttctctatCTCTTCCTCATCTTTTCTTCCTCTTCCTCATCTTCTTCCTTTTCCTCTTCCTCATCTTCTTACtatttttccttttcttcctctaccTCTTCCTCatcttccttttcttcctctttctcatcctcttccttttcttcctcttcctctttttcttcatcttctttctcatcttcttccttttcttcttcttctttctctatCTCTTCCTCATCTTTTCTTCCTCTTCCTCATCATCTTCCTTTTCCTCTTCCTCATCTTCTTACTATTCTTACTTTTCTTCCTCTACCTCTTCCTCATCTTTTTCCTTTGTTCCTCTTTCTCatcttcttccttttcttcttcttcttcttcctctttttcttcatcttctttctcgtcctcttccttttcttcttctgcttcttgttcttcttcctcttcctctatCTTTTCCTCATCTGcttacttttcttcttcttctttttcctctacctcttcatcttcttccttttcttcctctttttcttcatcttctccattcttcttctgcttcttgttCCTCTTCTAtcttttcctcttcttcttcctcttccttgtcttctttttcttcttcttctacctcACCTTCTTACTTTTCTTTGTCTTCcacttccttttcttctttttatgatgatgattgttgttgttgttgttgttattattattattattattattattattattgtacagtGTCAGTGATGGAACAACTGATATTAATTATTCTGACATTATGGTCAGTGTTTAAATGTGTGAtaatgtatggtgtgtgtgtgtgtgtgtgtgtgtgtgcgctacaGTGGGTCGGAGCGAAGCAGCACGAGCTTCAGGTGAATTCCATGCAGTTGCTGTATTACCAGGCGCCCATGTCCTCTGCTTTCCTCCTCACACTCGTCCCCTTCTTCGAGCCCCTCACCGGAGAGGGGGGCATCTTCGGCCCCTGGTCTCTGCAGGCcctggtgagtgagtgagtgagtgtgtgtgagagagagagagagaaccttgTTTCATTTGTCAGACACACCTCTCCCACAGAGCCACAGGAatctcctgaacacacacacacacacacacacactttgtaaaCTGAACCGCGTGTGTTAAAACGCTGAACAGAGAGCGGTTTTGTTCAGGCGGTGTGTTTTGCGAGCTGTGTGACCTACATTCCTCACGTGTGCAGTAATACAGCGCAGCTTCATCAGCTCACAGCTCCACAGTGATTCATCTCGTTATTTTGAAACCTGCTGCGGCACAACGGTGCTCAGTTCTGAGCTCTGATTGGGCAGAAGGGGTTGAttcatttcctataacagcagctctgacagtagtgcagctgcaaatcacacgtTTATGCTATCACATTGTGCGACATAtttaaaaaacaagcaaacaaacaaaagatcAGTGTGGTGACATTTTCTGGAAGGAGAAATGTGTAACATTTTACGGAaggagtatttatttatttttccaattttttttaCTTCAGGAGACAGAATAAAGAGAGCCTGGGGAGGGGATgaccgtttatagctgctataacataagcgaGAACAAGAACGACATGAAATGGAAGTATAAATGGATGAAAAGTGGAAATTGTAATCATGGACGtgttgtaagaggaataaaacactcggggaggttctgttattggaaaataatcaacgttcaGGTTTGAACAAGTCCACAAAGTCCTTGAAAATCATAGAATTTCCGTCCGAAGTCTCTGAATGAACCCTGAATTGTTTCCTGATTACAGTTTGCA encodes:
- the slc35e3 gene encoding solute carrier family 35 member E3 isoform X1; protein product: MPPRLEKIFSNSRIVAGLLVNLLSSICIVFMNKWIYVHYGFPNMTLTLVHFVVTWLGLFVCQQMDIFSPKRLRASSILLLALSFCGFVVFTNLSLQNNTIGTYQLAKAMTTPVIILIQTTFYRKSFSTKIKLTLVPITLGVVLNSYYDVKFNLLGIVFATLGVLVTSLYQVWVGAKQHELQVNSMQLLYYQAPMSSAFLLTLVPFFEPLTGEGGIFGPWSLQALVMVFVSGIIAFLVNLSIYWIIGNTSPVTYNMFGHFKFCITLLGGYALFHDPLSLHQGLGIACTLSGILTYTHFKLSEQEEGKSRLAQRP
- the slc35e3 gene encoding solute carrier family 35 member E3 isoform X2, translating into MPPRLEKIFSNSRIVAGLLVNLLSSICIVFMNKWIYVHYGFPNMTLTLVHFVVTWLGLFVCQQMDIFSPKRLRASSILLLALSFCGFVVFTNLSLQNNTIGTYQLAKAMTTPVIILIQTTFYRKSFSTKIKLTLWVGAKQHELQVNSMQLLYYQAPMSSAFLLTLVPFFEPLTGEGGIFGPWSLQALVMVFVSGIIAFLVNLSIYWIIGNTSPVTYNMFGHFKFCITLLGGYALFHDPLSLHQGLGIACTLSGILTYTHFKLSEQEEGKSRLAQRP